A genomic segment from Brevundimonas sp. SORGH_AS_0993 encodes:
- the lexA gene encoding transcriptional repressor LexA produces the protein MLTRKQHELLMFIHERIQETGVSPSFDEMKEALDLASKSGIHRLITALEERGFIRRLAHRARALEVTKLPEQATAGAPRGRAGFKPDVIEGGAALSAPVATPANDIRELPLLGKIAAGTPIAAIQHEQDRLPVPESLLGKGDHYLLEIEGDSMIEAGILNGDLVVIRRGDTANNGEIVVALVEGEEATLKRLRRKGASIALEPANRLYETRIFGPDQVQVQGRLVGLMRRYH, from the coding sequence ATGCTCACGCGCAAGCAGCACGAACTGCTGATGTTCATTCACGAACGGATTCAGGAAACGGGCGTTTCCCCGTCGTTCGACGAGATGAAGGAGGCGCTGGACCTGGCGTCCAAGTCTGGCATCCACCGCCTGATCACGGCGCTGGAAGAGCGCGGTTTCATCAGGCGTCTGGCCCATCGCGCCCGTGCGCTGGAAGTCACCAAATTGCCCGAACAGGCCACGGCCGGGGCGCCACGCGGTCGGGCCGGCTTCAAGCCCGACGTGATCGAAGGCGGCGCCGCTCTGTCAGCGCCGGTCGCCACGCCCGCCAACGACATTCGCGAACTGCCCCTGCTCGGCAAGATCGCCGCCGGCACCCCCATCGCCGCCATCCAGCACGAACAGGACCGCCTGCCCGTGCCGGAATCCCTGCTGGGCAAGGGCGATCACTATCTGCTGGAGATCGAAGGCGATTCCATGATCGAGGCCGGCATTCTGAACGGCGATCTGGTGGTCATCCGGCGCGGCGACACGGCCAACAATGGCGAAATCGTCGTAGCCCTGGTCGAGGGCGAGGAAGCGACGCTGAAACGCCTGCGTCGCAAGGGCGCCTCCATCGCGCTGGAGCCGGCGAACCGCCTGTACGAAACCCGCATCTTCGGACCGGATCAGGTCCAGGTTCAGGGTCGTCTGGTCGGCCTTATGCGCCGCTATCACTGA
- the trpC gene encoding indole-3-glycerol phosphate synthase TrpC gives MTDVLERIADYKREEVLARKAAASQDAIEALAQAASTPRGFRDALSRAVEETGRPALIAEIKKASPSKGLIRADFHPANLAMAYEAGGAACLSVLTDGPSFQGDDAYLTQARSAVALPCLRKDFLVDPWQVAESRALGADCILIILAMIDDGLAGELLSEAERFGMDALIETHDETEMARACALVSDRTDALVGINNRSLRTFEVDLEVTERLSMLSPVHALLVAESGIFTPEDVERVSAAHAQAILVGESLMRHDDIETATRRLLAA, from the coding sequence ATGACCGACGTGTTGGAACGGATCGCCGACTACAAGCGAGAGGAAGTCCTTGCGCGCAAGGCCGCCGCCTCTCAGGACGCGATCGAGGCCCTGGCGCAGGCCGCCTCCACCCCTCGCGGTTTTCGCGACGCCCTAAGTCGCGCCGTCGAGGAAACTGGCCGCCCCGCCTTGATCGCCGAGATCAAGAAGGCTAGCCCTTCCAAAGGCTTGATACGGGCGGACTTCCATCCGGCAAACCTCGCCATGGCTTATGAGGCCGGCGGCGCGGCCTGCCTCTCGGTCCTGACCGACGGCCCGAGTTTTCAGGGCGACGACGCCTATCTGACCCAGGCGCGGTCCGCCGTCGCCCTGCCCTGCCTACGCAAGGACTTTCTGGTCGATCCCTGGCAGGTGGCCGAAAGCCGCGCCCTGGGCGCCGACTGCATCCTGATCATCCTGGCGATGATCGACGACGGGCTGGCGGGGGAACTTCTGTCCGAGGCAGAACGGTTCGGCATGGACGCCCTGATCGAAACGCACGACGAAACCGAAATGGCCCGCGCCTGCGCCCTTGTTTCGGATCGGACGGACGCCCTGGTCGGGATCAACAATCGGTCGCTGCGGACCTTTGAGGTGGACCTGGAGGTTACGGAGCGCCTGTCGATGCTCAGCCCTGTGCATGCGCTGCTGGTCGCGGAAAGCGGCATCTTTACGCCCGAGGATGTCGAGCGCGTTTCGGCCGCCCACGCCCAGGCGATCCTGGTCGGTGAAAGCCTGATGCGCCACGACGATATCGAGACGGCCACCCGTCGCCTGCTGGCCGCCTGA
- the trpD gene encoding anthranilate phosphoribosyltransferase, whose protein sequence is MADGFKPILARLVEGRPLTSQQAHDFFAACLRGEPTPAQVAAALTALRMRGETVDEIAAFARAMREAALTLDHPYEVIDTCGTGGDGQHTYNISTAAALVLAGAGLKVAKHGNRAMSSKSGSSDVLSILGVNLMATPAQQRLALDEAGICFLFAPAYHGAMRHVGPARAEIGFRTVFNLLGPLSNPASARRQVMGVYDPRLLEPLAEVLGRLGAVRAWTVHGQGLDELAISGPTEVAEWKDGAVRRFAVAPEDAGLPRAPIEAIRGGDAEENAAALRALLEGQTGPYRDIVLLNAAAAFVVSDRAADLAEGAALAAAAIDDGRAARALARLVRITSTPLETEGAA, encoded by the coding sequence ATGGCGGACGGGTTCAAGCCGATCCTGGCCCGGCTGGTCGAGGGCCGGCCGCTGACGTCGCAACAGGCGCACGACTTCTTCGCCGCCTGCCTGCGGGGCGAACCCACTCCGGCCCAGGTCGCCGCCGCCCTGACGGCCCTTCGAATGCGCGGCGAGACGGTGGACGAGATCGCCGCCTTCGCCCGCGCCATGCGTGAGGCCGCCCTGACGCTGGACCACCCTTACGAGGTGATCGACACCTGCGGCACGGGCGGCGACGGCCAGCATACCTACAACATCTCCACGGCCGCAGCCTTGGTGCTGGCCGGCGCCGGATTGAAGGTCGCAAAGCACGGTAACCGCGCCATGTCGTCCAAGTCAGGCTCGTCGGACGTGCTGTCGATCCTGGGCGTCAACCTGATGGCGACGCCGGCCCAGCAACGACTGGCGCTGGACGAGGCGGGCATCTGCTTCTTGTTCGCCCCCGCCTATCACGGCGCCATGCGCCACGTCGGCCCGGCGCGCGCAGAGATCGGTTTTCGAACGGTTTTCAATCTTTTGGGGCCGCTTTCGAACCCGGCGTCTGCACGGCGTCAGGTCATGGGCGTTTATGATCCTCGACTGCTGGAGCCCCTGGCCGAGGTCCTGGGGCGGCTGGGCGCGGTGCGGGCCTGGACCGTCCACGGCCAGGGCCTGGACGAGTTGGCGATCTCGGGCCCGACCGAAGTGGCCGAGTGGAAAGACGGCGCGGTGCGACGCTTCGCCGTCGCGCCCGAGGACGCCGGCCTGCCCCGCGCGCCGATCGAGGCCATCCGCGGCGGCGATGCCGAGGAGAACGCGGCGGCCTTGCGCGCCCTGCTGGAGGGACAGACCGGCCCCTACCGCGACATTGTGCTGCTGAACGCCGCCGCCGCCTTCGTGGTATCGGATCGGGCCGCCGACCTGGCCGAAGGGGCCGCCCTGGCCGCCGCGGCCATCGACGACGGCCGCGCCGCCCGGGCCTTGGCGCGCCTGGTGCGGATCACCTCCACGCCCCTGGAAACGGAAGGAGCGGCATGA
- a CDS encoding aminodeoxychorismate/anthranilate synthase component II, which produces MILVVDNYDSFTYNLVHYLAELGAPTHVVRNDDLTTDQAWALNPAAVLLSPGPCAPDQAGICLPLIASAPASMPILGVCLGHQAIGQAFGGDVIRAKALMHGKTSPILHEGKSVFAGLPSPFTATRYHSLAVKRETLPDCLDVTAWTADGEIMGLQHRTRPIHGVQFHPESIATEHGHDMLANFLTLAGVKRLAAA; this is translated from the coding sequence ATGATCCTCGTCGTCGATAACTACGACAGCTTCACCTACAACCTCGTCCACTACCTCGCGGAGTTGGGCGCGCCGACTCATGTGGTGCGCAACGACGACCTGACGACGGACCAGGCCTGGGCGCTGAACCCCGCTGCCGTGCTGCTGTCGCCCGGCCCCTGCGCGCCGGATCAGGCGGGCATCTGCCTGCCGCTGATCGCCAGCGCGCCGGCCTCCATGCCGATCCTGGGCGTCTGCCTGGGCCACCAGGCCATCGGTCAGGCCTTCGGCGGGGACGTCATTCGCGCCAAAGCCCTGATGCACGGCAAGACCTCGCCTATTCTGCACGAGGGCAAGAGCGTCTTCGCGGGCCTGCCCTCGCCCTTCACCGCGACGCGCTATCACTCGCTGGCCGTCAAGCGCGAAACCCTGCCGGATTGTCTGGACGTCACCGCCTGGACCGCCGATGGCGAGATCATGGGTCTGCAGCACCGCACGCGGCCCATTCACGGCGTACAATTCCATCCCGAGTCCATCGCCACCGAACACGGCCATGACATGCTGGCCAACTTCCTGACCCTGGCCGGCGTGAAGCGCCTCGCGGCCGCCTGA
- a CDS encoding peptidoglycan-binding protein, whose protein sequence is MKLTAEQDIADKIAAAKARLVVVEPQASSLSALGAAALAATAAVLMAGVMVIGPGVHFDDATSTYQP, encoded by the coding sequence GTGAAATTGACCGCCGAACAAGACATCGCCGACAAGATCGCCGCCGCGAAGGCCCGGCTGGTCGTGGTCGAACCCCAGGCCAGCAGCCTGTCCGCCCTAGGCGCCGCCGCGCTGGCGGCGACGGCGGCCGTTCTGATGGCGGGCGTGATGGTGATCGGGCCGGGCGTTCACTTTGATGATGCGACGTCGACCTATCAGCCCTGA
- a CDS encoding peptidylprolyl isomerase, producing MITAFRAFSRSKWAAALLVLIAISFVIVGARMDVFANLGPKHVIDAGSRTMNEAEFRTAFDQVRTRLQEQAGRPLTNQDLVAENIHIRFLDSQTEQLGFLNWAWKAGIRPGQELIVKQIRQIPAFFNSVTGQFDQQAYQTALAQQNLTPAMLEQDLRDQYAVEHFGSAIFAGARLPRIYGALLAGSAYETRDGRWFEVTRAMAGQIPAPTDAQLTAFIQENAERLRAPEFRMVSVVLFTPERDAAPTISEDRIRERFQFKKDSLGKPETRSFVTLTAPNRETAQKVAAALRAGQSPAEAGRANNITPAVFNATPRTAVGDAATAAAVFSLQPNQVSDPVQAGVGFAVAKVTAIQPGQPATLENSREQIVQELREEDVKTQTYAKVEKYEAARQAGKTLTDAAQSVGARIVDLPPFTKDGKLPNGQALNAPPQIFETAWSLTKGGESDVIDAGQGQYFAVRVNDIRPSALPTLAEVREPLAQQWIQRETLRKLSTKAEELAGRVRNGEDIAAVARSINAPVTVRTGVMRDQATQQALGQAVLQGLFGQGKGQVFSQPGEQGFVIGRVDNVHAANPAVAGPLAEQVRPRLTQELVQALVQAEMTAGAKKSKAKNDPAMARQALGLSGDTPAAPPQ from the coding sequence ATGATCACCGCCTTCCGCGCCTTTTCCCGCTCCAAATGGGCCGCCGCCCTGCTGGTCCTGATCGCCATCAGTTTCGTGATCGTCGGCGCGCGCATGGACGTGTTCGCCAACCTGGGCCCCAAGCATGTGATCGACGCGGGATCGCGCACCATGAATGAGGCCGAGTTCCGCACCGCCTTCGATCAGGTCCGCACCCGGCTTCAGGAACAGGCGGGTCGTCCCCTGACCAACCAGGACCTGGTGGCGGAGAACATCCACATCCGCTTCCTGGACAGCCAGACGGAACAGTTGGGCTTCCTGAACTGGGCCTGGAAGGCCGGCATCCGTCCGGGCCAGGAACTGATCGTCAAACAGATTCGCCAGATCCCCGCCTTCTTCAACTCCGTAACGGGTCAATTCGACCAGCAGGCCTATCAGACCGCCCTGGCCCAGCAGAACCTGACGCCCGCCATGTTGGAGCAGGACCTGCGCGACCAGTATGCGGTCGAGCATTTCGGCTCCGCCATCTTCGCCGGAGCCCGCTTGCCGCGCATCTACGGCGCCCTGCTGGCCGGTTCGGCCTATGAGACGCGCGACGGTCGCTGGTTCGAGGTGACGCGCGCCATGGCCGGTCAGATTCCGGCGCCCACCGACGCCCAACTGACCGCCTTCATCCAGGAGAACGCCGAACGCCTGCGCGCGCCCGAGTTCCGCATGGTCTCGGTCGTTCTGTTTACGCCGGAACGCGACGCCGCGCCGACGATTTCCGAGGACCGCATCCGCGAGCGCTTCCAGTTCAAGAAAGACAGCCTGGGCAAGCCGGAAACCCGCAGCTTCGTGACCCTGACCGCGCCGAATCGCGAAACGGCCCAGAAGGTCGCGGCCGCCCTGCGCGCCGGTCAGTCGCCGGCCGAGGCGGGGCGCGCCAACAACATCACCCCTGCGGTCTTCAACGCCACGCCTCGCACCGCCGTCGGCGACGCCGCCACGGCCGCCGCCGTCTTCAGCCTTCAGCCCAACCAGGTGTCCGATCCGGTCCAGGCCGGCGTCGGCTTCGCCGTCGCCAAGGTCACGGCGATCCAGCCCGGCCAGCCGGCGACGCTGGAAAACAGCCGTGAACAGATCGTACAGGAGCTGCGCGAAGAGGATGTGAAGACCCAGACCTACGCCAAGGTCGAGAAGTATGAAGCCGCCCGCCAGGCCGGCAAGACCCTGACCGACGCCGCCCAGTCGGTCGGCGCCCGCATCGTCGATCTGCCGCCCTTCACCAAGGACGGGAAACTGCCGAACGGTCAGGCGCTGAACGCCCCGCCGCAAATCTTCGAAACGGCCTGGAGCCTGACCAAGGGCGGCGAAAGCGACGTGATCGACGCTGGCCAAGGTCAATATTTCGCGGTCCGCGTGAACGACATCCGCCCGTCCGCCCTGCCGACCCTGGCCGAGGTGCGCGAACCCCTGGCCCAGCAGTGGATCCAGCGCGAAACTCTGCGCAAGCTGTCGACCAAGGCCGAAGAACTGGCCGGCCGCGTCCGCAACGGCGAGGACATCGCCGCAGTGGCCCGCTCCATCAACGCCCCCGTCACCGTGCGCACCGGCGTGATGCGCGATCAAGCGACCCAGCAGGCGCTGGGCCAGGCCGTCCTCCAGGGCCTGTTCGGCCAGGGCAAGGGTCAGGTCTTCTCCCAGCCTGGCGAACAGGGCTTCGTCATCGGCCGTGTGGACAATGTCCATGCCGCCAATCCAGCCGTCGCCGGTCCTCTGGCCGAGCAGGTCCGTCCGCGCCTGACACAGGAGCTGGTGCAGGCTCTGGTTCAGGCCGAGATGACCGCCGGCGCCAAGAAGTCCAAGGCCAAGAACGACCCGGCGATGGCTCGTCAGGCCCTGGGCCTGTCGGGCGACACCCCGGCCGCACCGCCGCAATGA
- the tpiA gene encoding triose-phosphate isomerase — protein MKQSVKLIVGNWKMHGLSADLGEAATLRQALEEESASCRVVLCPPATLLDRMRTVVEGGAVELGGQDCHEKPAGAFTGSTSAAMLADAGASLVILGHSERRAAFGENDAAVAAKVEAAIAAGLEPIVCVGETLAQREAGDAVAVVSAQVENSLADSLAERPFAVAYEPVWAIGTGLTPTLEQIAEVHAALRAALVRRLGQAAARIPILYGGSVKPENAAEILAASEVGGALVGGASLKAEDFLKIIRAA, from the coding sequence ATGAAACAATCCGTGAAGCTGATCGTCGGCAATTGGAAGATGCACGGCCTGTCCGCCGATCTGGGCGAAGCCGCCACGCTGCGCCAGGCGCTTGAGGAAGAAAGCGCTTCTTGCCGCGTCGTCCTGTGCCCGCCGGCGACCCTGCTGGATCGGATGCGGACGGTCGTGGAGGGCGGAGCCGTAGAGTTGGGCGGACAGGATTGTCACGAGAAGCCGGCTGGGGCCTTCACCGGCTCGACCTCCGCCGCGATGTTGGCCGATGCGGGCGCGAGCCTGGTGATCCTGGGACATTCCGAGCGCCGCGCCGCCTTCGGCGAGAACGACGCCGCTGTGGCCGCCAAGGTCGAAGCGGCCATCGCCGCAGGCCTTGAACCTATCGTCTGCGTCGGCGAGACCCTGGCCCAGCGCGAGGCGGGCGACGCCGTCGCGGTCGTCAGCGCTCAGGTCGAGAACTCGCTGGCGGACAGCCTGGCCGAACGGCCCTTCGCCGTGGCCTATGAGCCGGTCTGGGCCATCGGCACGGGCCTGACGCCGACGTTGGAGCAGATCGCGGAGGTTCACGCCGCGTTGCGCGCCGCCTTGGTGCGTCGGCTGGGCCAGGCGGCGGCGCGGATACCGATCCTCTACGGCGGGTCGGTGAAGCCCGAGAACGCGGCCGAGATTCTGGCCGCGTCCGAAGTCGGCGGCGCCCTGGTGGGGGGCGCCTCCTTAAAGGCCGAGGACTTTCTGAAAATCATCCGCGCCGCGTGA
- the secG gene encoding preprotein translocase subunit SecG: MNDAMLQTILLVAIIIVAISLTGVVLLQRSEGGALGMGGGPSGFMTARGAGNLLTKVTWVLAALLFGLTIVLTVVGNMDRAAVSGIDADAVGSLATRPAASQTQQPAQPQPAQPVKPAAPSLDDLEASVSAPAQSPAQQPAR; encoded by the coding sequence ATGAATGACGCCATGCTCCAGACCATCCTGCTCGTCGCCATCATCATCGTCGCCATCTCCCTGACGGGCGTGGTGTTGCTGCAGCGTTCCGAGGGCGGCGCCCTGGGTATGGGCGGCGGACCTTCGGGCTTCATGACAGCGCGGGGCGCCGGCAATCTGCTGACCAAGGTGACATGGGTCCTGGCCGCCCTGCTGTTCGGCCTGACCATCGTGCTGACCGTCGTCGGCAACATGGACCGCGCCGCGGTGTCGGGCATCGACGCCGACGCCGTCGGCTCCCTGGCCACCCGTCCTGCGGCCAGCCAGACGCAACAACCGGCCCAGCCGCAGCCCGCCCAACCGGTCAAGCCGGCGGCGCCGTCGCTGGACGATCTGGAAGCCAGCGTCTCGGCGCCTGCGCAGAGCCCGGCCCAGCAGCCCGCCCGTTAA
- a CDS encoding CTP synthase translates to MARYVFITGGVVSSLGKGLASAALGALLQARGYKVRLRKLDPYLNVDPGTMSPYQHGEVFVTDDGAETDLDLGHYERFTGVSAAKSDNVTTGRIYSTILEKERRGDYLGATVQVIPHVTDQIKSFCLTPALTDAGEDVDFVLVEIGGTVGDIEGLPFFEAIRQLGQDLPRGQSCFVHLTLLPFIKTAGEMKTKPTQHSVKELRSIGIQPDILLCRCEQPIPADEKRKIGLFCNVRESGVIQAMDSADIYAVPLDYHREGLDREVLAHFGIADAPEPDLSGWQEIVRRRLQPDGEVTIAVVGKYTVLKDAYKSLIEALHHGGVANNVKVNIDWVEADTFEGDPQACAQRLEGAHAILVPGGFGERGAEGKIEAARFARERKIPYFGICFGMQMAVIEAARNLAGYPEASSTEFGPTSEPVVGLMTEWVQGNQRVLRQQGGDLGGTMRLGAYDSALKAGSRIADIYGATAISERHRHRYEVNINYREAIEEKAGLVFAGLSPDGVLPETVERPDHPWFIGVQYHPELKSRPFAPHPLFASFIGAALEQSRLV, encoded by the coding sequence ATGGCTCGCTATGTGTTCATCACCGGCGGCGTGGTTTCCTCGCTTGGAAAAGGCCTCGCCTCCGCCGCTCTCGGCGCTCTTCTGCAGGCGCGGGGTTACAAGGTCCGTCTACGCAAGCTGGACCCCTATCTCAACGTCGATCCGGGCACGATGAGCCCGTATCAGCACGGCGAGGTGTTCGTGACCGACGATGGCGCCGAGACCGACCTGGATTTGGGCCACTACGAGCGGTTCACCGGCGTTTCGGCCGCCAAGTCCGACAATGTGACCACTGGCCGCATCTATTCGACGATCCTCGAGAAGGAACGCCGGGGCGACTATCTGGGTGCGACCGTGCAGGTGATCCCGCACGTCACCGACCAGATCAAATCCTTCTGCCTGACGCCCGCCCTGACTGACGCAGGCGAAGATGTGGATTTCGTCCTGGTCGAGATCGGCGGCACGGTCGGCGATATCGAGGGCCTGCCCTTCTTCGAGGCCATCCGCCAACTGGGTCAGGATCTGCCGCGCGGCCAGTCATGCTTTGTCCATCTGACGCTGCTGCCCTTCATTAAGACCGCCGGGGAGATGAAGACCAAGCCGACGCAGCACTCGGTCAAGGAACTGCGCTCCATCGGCATCCAGCCCGATATTCTCCTGTGCCGCTGCGAACAGCCGATCCCGGCCGATGAAAAGCGCAAGATCGGTCTGTTCTGCAACGTGCGGGAAAGCGGCGTGATCCAGGCAATGGATTCGGCCGATATCTACGCCGTACCGCTGGACTATCACCGTGAGGGACTGGACCGCGAAGTCCTCGCCCACTTCGGCATCGCCGACGCGCCCGAACCCGATCTGAGCGGCTGGCAGGAGATTGTGCGTCGTCGCCTGCAGCCGGACGGCGAAGTCACCATCGCTGTGGTCGGCAAATACACGGTGCTGAAGGACGCCTACAAGTCGCTGATCGAGGCGCTGCATCACGGCGGCGTGGCCAACAACGTCAAGGTCAACATCGACTGGGTCGAGGCCGACACCTTCGAAGGCGACCCGCAGGCCTGCGCCCAGCGTCTGGAAGGCGCCCACGCCATCCTGGTGCCGGGCGGTTTCGGAGAGCGCGGGGCCGAAGGCAAGATCGAGGCGGCGCGCTTCGCCCGCGAGCGCAAGATTCCCTATTTCGGCATCTGCTTCGGCATGCAAATGGCGGTAATCGAGGCGGCCCGGAATCTGGCCGGCTATCCCGAGGCGTCATCGACCGAGTTCGGCCCGACGTCCGAGCCGGTCGTGGGCCTGATGACCGAATGGGTTCAGGGCAATCAGCGCGTTCTGCGCCAGCAGGGCGGCGATCTGGGCGGCACCATGCGCCTGGGCGCGTATGACTCGGCGCTGAAGGCCGGGTCACGGATCGCCGATATCTATGGGGCGACCGCCATCAGCGAACGTCATCGCCATCGCTATGAGGTCAACATCAACTACCGTGAGGCGATCGAGGAGAAGGCCGGCCTGGTCTTCGCTGGCCTGTCGCCCGACGGCGTCCTGCCCGAGACGGTGGAGCGGCCGGACCATCCCTGGTTCATCGGCGTGCAGTATCATCCCGAGCTGAAGAGCCGCCCGTTCGCGCCTCATCCGCTGTTCGCCAGCTTCATCGGCGCGGCCCTGGAGCAAAGCCGCCTGGTCTAA